The following are encoded together in the Magnetospirillum gryphiswaldense MSR-1 v2 genome:
- a CDS encoding ATP-binding protein, with the protein MVSGPVVVAISIAYLLVLFAIAWYGDRRAAQGRSLIANPTTYALSIAVFCTSWTFYGSVGRAASGGLAFLPIYLGPTLVVALSGVIIGKMVHIGRTHRITSIADFISARYGKSPVLGGVVTIIAVLGIMPYISLQLKAVSTTLTALLEWPHTNLPMSNIPVLGDTVLLVAIFLAAFAILFGTRHIDAAEHHEGMVLAIAFESVVKLVAFLAVGIFVTYGLYDGFADIFLKAADNPDLRALFTISGGGYGDWVALVILSMLAFTCLPRQFQVTVVENVDRRHVDKAVWLFPLYLLAINIFVLPVALAGRMTFAGQDIIPDLYVLALPLTHGATGLAVLVFLGGLSAAASMVIVETIALSTMVCNDLVMPLLLRLRWLGLAQRSDLSGLLLTIRRGTIAAVVLLGYAYVRLIGDSYALVTIGLVSFCAAAQFAPALIGGILWKGATEKGALAGLLSGFAVWTYTLLLPSFARSGWLPVAFAEQGLAGIELLKPYALFGLSGLEPVTHALVWSMLANVGAYVSVSLLTGHTAMERIQASLFVDALRPSAPHRGRSRFWRGTAAISELKALCVRFVGPDNAERAFTQWAEHRGIDLDKLTEADSELVDMAETLLAGAIGAASARVMVASVSKGEVVGLDEVMEILDEASQVIAYSQRLEAATAELKAANERLTELDRMKDDFISTVTHELRTPLTSIRSFSEILFDNPGIDEAQRLEFLAIIIKESERLTRLINQVLDMAKMESGRMTWHFVMVEPRQLIQDSIAATGALFEDRRVTLETRLADDLPPLRTDADKFMQVVINLLSNAVKFVEAGQGRVRLTLAATALGIRVEVADNGPGLPANALEAVFDKFHQVGDTLTNKPKGTGLGLAISRTIVEHLGGRIWVDSIEGQGATFTFELPNQPPEANAG; encoded by the coding sequence ATGGTTTCCGGCCCCGTCGTCGTCGCCATCTCCATCGCCTATCTGCTGGTGCTGTTCGCCATCGCCTGGTACGGCGACCGCCGCGCCGCGCAAGGCCGCTCGCTGATCGCCAACCCCACCACCTATGCCCTGTCCATCGCCGTGTTCTGCACCTCTTGGACCTTTTACGGCAGTGTCGGGCGCGCCGCCTCGGGCGGGTTGGCCTTCCTGCCCATCTATCTGGGGCCGACCCTGGTGGTGGCGTTGTCGGGCGTCATCATCGGCAAGATGGTCCATATCGGCCGCACCCACCGCATCACCTCCATCGCCGATTTCATTTCCGCCCGCTACGGTAAAAGTCCGGTGCTGGGCGGCGTCGTCACCATCATCGCCGTGCTCGGCATCATGCCTTATATCTCGTTGCAGCTTAAGGCGGTGTCCACCACCCTGACGGCGCTGCTGGAATGGCCGCACACCAATCTGCCCATGTCCAATATCCCGGTCCTGGGCGACACCGTCTTGCTGGTAGCCATCTTCCTCGCCGCCTTCGCCATCTTGTTCGGCACCCGCCACATCGACGCCGCCGAGCACCACGAAGGCATGGTGCTGGCCATCGCCTTCGAATCGGTGGTCAAGCTGGTGGCTTTTCTGGCGGTGGGGATATTCGTCACCTATGGCCTCTATGACGGCTTCGCCGACATCTTCCTGAAGGCCGCCGACAACCCTGACCTGCGCGCCTTGTTCACCATCAGCGGCGGCGGTTATGGCGATTGGGTCGCCCTGGTCATCCTGTCCATGCTGGCCTTCACCTGCCTGCCGCGCCAGTTTCAGGTCACCGTGGTGGAAAACGTCGACCGCCGTCACGTGGACAAGGCGGTGTGGCTGTTCCCGCTTTACCTGCTGGCCATCAACATCTTCGTCCTGCCGGTGGCCCTGGCCGGACGCATGACCTTTGCCGGCCAGGACATCATCCCCGATCTCTACGTCCTTGCCCTGCCCCTGACCCACGGCGCCACCGGGCTGGCGGTGCTGGTGTTCCTGGGCGGGCTGTCGGCGGCGGCCAGCATGGTCATCGTCGAGACCATCGCCCTGTCCACTATGGTCTGCAACGATCTGGTCATGCCGCTGTTGCTGCGCCTGCGCTGGCTGGGGCTGGCCCAGCGGTCCGACCTGTCGGGGCTGCTGCTGACCATCCGCCGCGGCACCATCGCCGCCGTCGTCCTGCTGGGCTATGCCTATGTGCGGCTGATCGGTGATTCTTACGCCCTGGTGACCATCGGTCTGGTCAGTTTCTGCGCCGCCGCCCAGTTCGCCCCCGCCTTGATCGGCGGCATCCTGTGGAAAGGCGCCACCGAGAAAGGCGCCCTGGCCGGGCTCTTGTCCGGTTTCGCCGTGTGGACCTATACCCTGCTGCTGCCCAGCTTCGCCCGCTCCGGCTGGCTGCCGGTGGCCTTCGCTGAACAAGGGCTGGCCGGCATCGAATTGCTGAAGCCCTATGCCCTGTTCGGCCTGAGCGGGCTGGAGCCGGTGACCCATGCCCTGGTGTGGAGCATGCTGGCCAATGTGGGCGCCTATGTGTCGGTGTCGCTGCTGACCGGCCACACCGCCATGGAGCGCATTCAGGCGTCACTGTTCGTCGATGCGCTGCGCCCCAGCGCCCCCCATCGCGGGCGCTCGCGCTTTTGGCGCGGCACCGCCGCCATCAGCGAATTGAAGGCGTTGTGCGTGCGCTTCGTCGGCCCCGACAACGCCGAGCGCGCCTTCACCCAATGGGCCGAGCATCGCGGTATCGACCTGGATAAGCTGACCGAGGCCGATTCCGAACTGGTGGACATGGCTGAAACCCTGCTGGCCGGGGCCATCGGCGCCGCCTCCGCCCGGGTCATGGTGGCATCGGTGTCGAAAGGCGAGGTGGTCGGCCTGGACGAGGTGATGGAAATCCTGGACGAAGCCAGTCAGGTCATCGCCTATTCGCAACGCCTGGAAGCGGCCACCGCCGAGTTGAAAGCCGCCAACGAACGGCTGACGGAACTGGACCGGATGAAGGACGACTTCATCTCGACGGTGACCCATGAATTACGTACGCCATTGACTTCGATCCGCTCGTTTTCGGAAATCCTGTTCGACAACCCTGGCATCGACGAGGCGCAACGGCTGGAATTCCTGGCCATCATCATCAAGGAAAGCGAACGGCTGACCCGGTTGATCAACCAAGTCCTCGACATGGCCAAGATGGAATCGGGGCGGATGACCTGGCACTTCGTCATGGTCGAGCCGCGCCAGTTGATCCAGGACAGCATCGCCGCCACCGGCGCCCTGTTCGAGGATCGCAGGGTTACGCTGGAAACCCGCTTGGCCGACGACTTGCCGCCCTTGCGCACCGATGCCGACAAGTTCATGCAGGTGGTGATCAACCTGCTGTCCAACGCCGTCAAATTCGTCGAAGCCGGCCAGGGCCGGGTGCGGCTGACCCTGGCCGCGACCGCCCTCGGCATCCGCGTCGAGGTGGCCGATAACGGCCCCGGCCTGCCCGCCAATGCCCTGGAGGCGGTATTCGACAAGTTCCATCAGGTCGGCGACACCCTGACCAACAAGCCCAAGGGCACCGGCCTGGGACTGGCCATTTCAAGGACCATCGTCGAGCATCTGGGCGGGCGCATCTGGGTCGACAGCATCGAGGGCCAGGGCGCCACTTTCACCTTCGAACTGCCCAACCAGCCGCCAGAGGCAAACGCGGGCTGA
- a CDS encoding NAD(P)/FAD-dependent oxidoreductase → MQYDIIIIGAGAAGLMAAASAGQRGRKVVVLDHGEKPGAKILISGGGRCNFTNRNIAPERYLSANPHFAKSALKRYSQNDFIALVGKYRIAYHERDLGQLFCDQSSALILNMLLDEAGAGSVELRLGAKVGGITGSGPYTINTEDGPITAGSVIVATGGLSIPKLGATSYAHFAARDYGLGVTAIRPALVPLTFTDADLDFVRVLTGIAVDGVVSCGKTSFREAVLFTHRGLSGPAILQISSYWREGQDITVNLAPDLDVAAKLIERKDQRPKAEAKTILAEMLPSRLADGMCERAGIGKKPMAELSNKALTQLGQMVNAWKLLPAGTEGWRTAEVTLGGVDTEALSSKTMEAKAHPGLFFVGEAVDVTGWLGGYNFQWAWSSGWVAGQHA, encoded by the coding sequence ATGCAATACGACATCATCATCATCGGCGCCGGCGCCGCCGGCCTGATGGCCGCCGCCAGTGCCGGCCAGCGCGGCCGCAAGGTCGTGGTCCTCGATCACGGCGAAAAGCCCGGGGCCAAGATTCTGATTTCCGGCGGCGGGCGGTGCAATTTCACCAATCGCAACATCGCGCCGGAACGCTATCTGTCGGCCAATCCGCATTTCGCCAAATCGGCGTTGAAGCGCTATAGCCAGAACGACTTCATCGCCTTGGTCGGCAAATACCGCATCGCCTATCACGAACGCGATCTCGGGCAATTGTTCTGCGACCAGTCCTCGGCCCTGATCCTCAATATGCTGCTGGACGAAGCCGGCGCCGGCTCGGTCGAACTGCGCCTGGGCGCCAAAGTCGGCGGCATCACCGGCTCCGGCCCCTATACGATCAATACCGAGGACGGGCCGATCACCGCCGGTTCGGTCATCGTCGCCACCGGCGGCTTGTCCATTCCCAAGCTGGGCGCCACCAGCTATGCCCATTTCGCCGCCCGCGATTACGGCCTGGGGGTGACGGCGATCCGCCCGGCCCTGGTGCCCTTGACCTTCACCGATGCCGATCTGGATTTCGTCCGGGTGCTGACCGGCATCGCCGTGGATGGCGTGGTCAGTTGCGGCAAGACCAGCTTCCGCGAGGCGGTGCTGTTCACCCATCGCGGCCTGTCGGGGCCGGCCATTTTGCAAATATCGTCCTATTGGCGCGAGGGCCAGGACATCACCGTCAACCTCGCCCCCGACCTGGACGTGGCGGCCAAGCTGATCGAGCGCAAGGACCAAAGGCCCAAGGCCGAGGCCAAGACCATCCTGGCGGAAATGCTGCCGTCACGGCTGGCCGACGGCATGTGCGAGCGCGCCGGCATCGGCAAGAAGCCCATGGCCGAATTGTCCAACAAGGCGCTAACCCAGTTGGGACAAATGGTCAATGCCTGGAAATTGCTGCCCGCCGGCACCGAGGGCTGGCGCACGGCGGAAGTCACCTTGGGCGGCGTCGACACCGAGGCGCTATCGTCCAAGACCATGGAGGCCAAGGCCCATCCCGGCCTGTTCTTCGTCGGCGAGGCGGTGGACGTCACCGGCTGGCTGGGCGGCTATAACTTCCAATGGGCATGGTCGTCGGGCTGGGTGGCCGGGCAGCACGCCTGA
- a CDS encoding cell envelope integrity EipB family protein, which yields MAVAAMVVTAAGQALAGPADLAPHRAVYSMGLSTTKPGSGIAAASGTMSYQFEDTCDGWVVENRIAITYAYTEGGQALSATDFITWESKDGLHYRFRMRNTRDGQVTEDVEGHADLKGKGQGGTARFSRPEPMTLALPKGTLFPTEHTLRLIDHAQSGGRSFWRVVFDGSGLDGPYEVNALIGKQSQALPAKPVSALLGTPHWPMHLAFFPVSSPEEVPNFEMSLAYHPNGVAQEIVQTFKSFSLKGRLDSVEALPKRGC from the coding sequence ATGGCTGTGGCCGCGATGGTCGTGACGGCGGCGGGGCAAGCCCTGGCCGGTCCGGCCGATCTGGCGCCACATCGGGCCGTCTATTCCATGGGGCTGTCGACCACCAAGCCCGGTTCCGGCATCGCCGCCGCCAGCGGCACCATGAGCTATCAGTTCGAGGATACCTGTGACGGCTGGGTGGTGGAAAACCGCATCGCCATCACCTATGCCTATACCGAGGGCGGACAGGCGCTGTCGGCCACCGATTTCATCACCTGGGAATCGAAGGACGGGCTGCACTACCGTTTCCGCATGCGCAATACCCGCGATGGTCAGGTGACCGAGGACGTCGAGGGCCATGCCGACCTCAAGGGCAAGGGCCAGGGCGGCACCGCCCGTTTCTCCCGTCCCGAGCCCATGACCCTGGCCTTGCCCAAGGGCACTTTGTTCCCGACCGAGCACACCTTGCGGCTGATCGATCATGCACAAAGCGGCGGACGGTCGTTCTGGCGGGTGGTGTTCGACGGCTCCGGTCTGGATGGCCCCTACGAGGTCAACGCCCTGATCGGCAAGCAAAGTCAGGCGTTGCCGGCCAAGCCGGTGTCGGCCTTGCTGGGCACGCCCCATTGGCCCATGCATCTGGCCTTCTTCCCGGTGTCCAGCCCCGAGGAAGTCCCCAATTTCGAGATGTCGCTGGCCTATCACCCCAACGGGGTGGCTCAGGAAATCGTCCAGACCTTCAAAAGCTTCAGCCTGAAGGGCCGGCTTGATTCGGTCGAGGCATTGCCCAAGCGCGGCTGCTGA
- a CDS encoding PHA/PHB synthase family protein — protein MNEIRTSRRQSAAEPQPDGITHPVPVAPPVAAPIHVNPVHQMLALPMGAEQFRTPFPIFTESTDRLMHAVQGRYTNALSPASLLLAYLDWLVHLANSPGKVGEMAQNAMSKALPLARFTVDSLMGRTDPDPFAPLAQDSRFASEGWQKFPYNVMSQAFLYTEQWWHYATTNVRGVGKHRQNVVEFTARQLLDMVSPANFFLTNPDVIKVTTEQNGQNLVRGLQNLSDDIMRNLTGRDYVKDEKFQVGKGVACTPGKVVFRNKLIELIQYTPTTDSVHAEPILIVPAWIMKYYILDLSPANSMVKWLVSQGHTVFVISWKNPGAEDRDMGMADYRRLGVMAALDAINAVVPGQKVHGAGYCLGGTLLSIAAAAMAREGDERLASVTLLAAQTDFEDAGEIMLFIDESQVTYLEDVMWDQGYLDTKQMAGAFQMLRSNDLVWSRMIRQYLLGETDTANDLMAWNSDATRLPYKMHTEYLRRLFLNNMLSKGRYTVEGRPIALTDIRAPICAVGTTKDHVAPWKSVYKIGILSDTDVTFILASGGHNAGIVSEPGHKGRSYQIATRADADKYVDPDTWAMVTPKQQGSWWEPWQQWLVANSSGQITPPKMGAPEAGYPPIADAPGLYVLMP, from the coding sequence ATGAACGAGATCCGCACTTCGCGCCGCCAGTCCGCCGCCGAGCCGCAGCCGGACGGCATCACCCACCCGGTGCCCGTCGCCCCCCCGGTGGCTGCGCCCATCCACGTCAACCCGGTCCATCAGATGCTGGCCCTGCCCATGGGCGCCGAGCAGTTCCGCACCCCGTTCCCCATCTTCACCGAAAGCACCGACCGACTGATGCATGCGGTGCAGGGACGCTACACCAACGCCTTGTCGCCGGCCTCGTTGCTGCTGGCGTATCTGGACTGGCTGGTGCATCTGGCCAACTCGCCCGGCAAGGTGGGGGAAATGGCGCAAAACGCCATGTCCAAGGCACTGCCCCTGGCCCGCTTCACCGTCGATTCGTTGATGGGCCGCACCGATCCCGACCCCTTCGCGCCCTTGGCCCAGGATTCGCGCTTCGCCAGCGAGGGCTGGCAGAAATTCCCCTACAACGTCATGAGCCAAGCTTTTCTGTACACCGAGCAATGGTGGCACTACGCCACCACCAATGTGCGTGGCGTCGGCAAGCACCGCCAGAACGTGGTGGAATTCACTGCCCGGCAATTGCTCGACATGGTGTCGCCGGCCAATTTCTTCCTGACCAATCCCGACGTCATCAAGGTGACCACCGAGCAGAACGGCCAAAATCTGGTGCGCGGCCTGCAAAACCTGTCCGACGACATCATGCGCAACCTGACCGGGCGTGATTACGTCAAGGACGAGAAGTTCCAGGTGGGCAAGGGCGTCGCCTGCACGCCGGGCAAGGTTGTCTTCCGCAACAAGCTGATCGAACTGATCCAGTACACCCCCACCACCGACAGTGTCCACGCCGAGCCCATCCTGATCGTCCCGGCCTGGATCATGAAATATTACATCCTCGACCTGTCGCCGGCCAATTCCATGGTCAAGTGGCTGGTGTCCCAGGGTCACACGGTGTTCGTCATCTCGTGGAAGAACCCGGGCGCCGAGGATCGCGACATGGGCATGGCCGATTACCGCCGTCTGGGGGTGATGGCGGCGCTGGACGCCATCAACGCCGTCGTGCCGGGACAAAAGGTCCACGGCGCCGGCTATTGCCTGGGCGGCACGCTGTTGTCCATCGCCGCCGCCGCCATGGCGCGTGAAGGTGATGAGCGGTTGGCGTCGGTCACCCTGCTGGCGGCGCAGACCGATTTCGAGGATGCCGGCGAGATCATGCTGTTCATCGACGAAAGCCAGGTCACCTACCTGGAAGACGTCATGTGGGATCAGGGCTATCTGGACACCAAGCAGATGGCCGGCGCCTTCCAGATGCTGCGGTCCAACGATCTGGTGTGGTCGCGCATGATCCGCCAATACCTTTTGGGTGAAACCGACACCGCCAACGACCTGATGGCCTGGAATTCCGACGCCACCCGCCTGCCTTACAAGATGCACACCGAATATCTGCGCCGCCTGTTCCTCAACAACATGCTGTCCAAGGGGCGCTACACGGTCGAGGGCCGGCCGATCGCCCTGACCGACATCCGCGCCCCCATCTGCGCGGTGGGCACCACCAAGGACCACGTGGCGCCGTGGAAGTCGGTCTACAAGATCGGCATCCTGTCCGACACCGACGTCACCTTCATCCTGGCCAGCGGCGGCCACAATGCCGGCATCGTCTCGGAGCCCGGCCACAAGGGCCGCTCGTACCAGATCGCCACCCGCGCCGACGCCGACAAATACGTCGATCCTGACACCTGGGCCATGGTCACCCCCAAGCAGCAGGGATCGTGGTGGGAGCCGTGGCAGCAATGGCTGGTCGCCAACTCGTCCGGCCAGATCACCCCGCCCAAGATGGGCGCACCCGAGGCCGGCTATCCGCCCATCGCCGACGCCCCCGGCCTTTACGTCTTGATGCCCTGA
- a CDS encoding FliM/FliN family flagellar motor switch protein, translating to MANDDTMVGAKHQEAVYGVNVECIAVLGTANLPIAQLLKLGRGAVVELDRKVNDPVDLYVNRKHIARAEVVVVEDHLAVTVTEVLKRAAD from the coding sequence ATGGCCAATGACGACACCATGGTCGGTGCCAAGCACCAGGAAGCGGTTTACGGCGTCAACGTCGAGTGTATCGCCGTGCTGGGGACCGCCAATCTGCCCATCGCCCAGTTGCTGAAGCTGGGCCGCGGCGCGGTCGTCGAACTTGACCGCAAGGTCAACGACCCCGTCGATTTGTACGTCAACCGCAAGCACATCGCCCGGGCGGAAGTGGTGGTGGTGGAAGACCATCTCGCCGTCACCGTCACCGAGGTGTTGAAGCGCGCCGCCGACTGA
- the fsa gene encoding fructose-6-phosphate aldolase — protein sequence MKFFIDTAEVAEIEALADTGLVDGVTTNPSLIAKSGRNILDVICEICDIIPGPVSAEVGATDFATMLAEGRKLRDLRPNVTVKVPLTVDGLKVCKVLSDEGTLVNVTLCFSANQAILAAKAGAAFVSPFVGRLDDIGQDGMQLISDIVEIYGQYPDFTTDVLVASVRNPMHVTDAARLGAHVVTMPPSILKQMYGHVLTDKGLAAFCADWAKTGQSIL from the coding sequence ATGAAATTCTTCATCGACACCGCCGAGGTCGCCGAAATCGAAGCCCTGGCCGATACCGGTCTGGTGGACGGCGTCACCACCAACCCGTCGCTGATCGCCAAGTCGGGCCGCAACATCCTGGATGTCATCTGCGAGATTTGCGACATCATCCCCGGCCCGGTTTCCGCCGAAGTGGGCGCCACCGATTTCGCCACCATGCTGGCCGAAGGCCGCAAGCTGCGCGACCTGCGCCCCAACGTCACCGTCAAGGTGCCCCTGACCGTGGACGGCCTCAAGGTATGCAAGGTGCTGTCGGATGAAGGCACCCTGGTCAACGTCACCCTGTGCTTCTCGGCCAATCAGGCCATCCTGGCGGCCAAGGCCGGCGCCGCCTTCGTCTCGCCCTTCGTCGGGCGGCTGGACGATATCGGCCAGGACGGCATGCAGCTGATTTCCGACATCGTCGAAATCTATGGCCAATACCCCGATTTCACCACCGACGTGCTGGTGGCCAGCGTGCGCAATCCCATGCATGTCACCGACGCCGCCCGCCTGGGCGCCCACGTGGTGACCATGCCGCCGTCCATCCTGAAGCAGATGTACGGCCATGTGCTGACCGACAAGGGTCTGGCGGCGTTCTGCGCCGATTGGGCCAAGACCGGGCAAAGCATCCTTTAA
- a CDS encoding YkgJ family cysteine cluster protein, translated as MAAHFACTACGKCCHGVLPLTVDEALAQAGRFPLAVAFTPVRAKSKSFDVAARLGVMLDKKLALRVMPVAYLPRDAACPALDGEGLCSIHDHKPLRCRAMPFFGWRAEADQADLLRPRPGWACDVSERAPAVYENGKILDRQDYLCERQALEDQAPLLRAYAERLLPMAAGLTQSLTALAAKPMGGDVYVGFSTLLRRLGDVDKAAIARAQIPVLRDWGSRGDGGYQRNLVGFLAEMERLAQA; from the coding sequence ATGGCTGCCCACTTCGCCTGTACCGCCTGCGGCAAGTGCTGTCACGGCGTGTTGCCCTTGACCGTGGATGAAGCCTTGGCCCAGGCCGGGCGTTTTCCGCTGGCGGTGGCCTTCACTCCGGTGCGGGCGAAAAGCAAATCCTTCGACGTTGCCGCCCGGTTGGGGGTGATGCTGGACAAGAAGCTGGCCCTGCGGGTGATGCCGGTGGCCTATCTGCCGCGTGACGCCGCCTGTCCGGCCCTGGACGGTGAAGGCCTGTGTTCCATCCATGACCACAAGCCGCTGCGTTGCCGAGCCATGCCGTTCTTCGGCTGGCGGGCCGAGGCGGATCAGGCCGATTTGCTGCGGCCGCGGCCCGGTTGGGCTTGCGACGTCTCGGAGCGGGCGCCGGCGGTGTATGAAAACGGCAAAATCCTGGATCGGCAGGATTATCTGTGTGAGCGGCAAGCGCTCGAGGATCAGGCCCCGCTATTACGCGCCTATGCCGAGCGCCTGCTGCCCATGGCCGCCGGTCTGACGCAAAGCCTGACGGCCTTGGCCGCCAAGCCCATGGGCGGCGATGTCTATGTGGGGTTTTCCACCTTGCTGCGGCGGCTGGGGGACGTGGATAAAGCCGCCATCGCCCGGGCCCAAATCCCGGTGCTGAGGGATTGGGGCAGTCGCGGTGATGGCGGTTATCAACGCAATCTGGTCGGTTTTCTGGCCGAGATGGAGCGGTTGGCGCAAGCCTGA
- a CDS encoding YchJ family protein — protein MSKCACGSGLDFDQCCAPIIGGSPAPSAEALLRARYVAFCDGDMDFLAATLAPEKMDEFERAEVEASAKQAKAQFVEVRRVNDQGDVAEIEYVAYFRINNQPHAHHEVGHFRRDDGKWLYVDGQVNPKTAPRQVEKVGRNDPCPCGSGNKYKKCCGA, from the coding sequence ATGAGCAAGTGCGCCTGCGGCTCCGGCCTGGATTTCGATCAATGCTGTGCCCCCATCATCGGCGGCAGCCCAGCCCCCTCGGCCGAGGCGTTGTTGCGCGCCCGCTATGTGGCTTTTTGCGACGGCGACATGGATTTCCTTGCCGCCACCTTGGCGCCGGAAAAGATGGACGAGTTCGAGCGCGCCGAGGTGGAGGCCTCGGCCAAGCAGGCCAAGGCTCAATTCGTCGAGGTGCGCCGGGTCAACGACCAAGGCGACGTGGCGGAAATCGAATACGTCGCCTATTTCCGCATCAACAATCAGCCGCATGCCCATCATGAAGTGGGGCACTTCCGCCGCGACGACGGCAAATGGCTGTACGTGGACGGTCAGGTAAATCCCAAGACCGCGCCCCGGCAGGTGGAAAAGGTTGGGCGCAACGATCCGTGCCCGTGCGGGTCGGGCAACAAGTACAAGAAGTGCTGCGGCGCCTGA
- a CDS encoding lysine--tRNA ligase, translating into MSDLAALARTSSAWPFQEAKTLLDERLGGKCPDKGYVLFETGYGPSGLPHIGTFGEVVRTTMVRNAFKILAPEIPTRLFAFSDDMDGLRKVPDNIPNKDIVAPHLGKPLTRIPDPFGTHESFGHHNNARLRAFLDSFGFEYEFQSATEWYETGKFDAAKLRILECYDQVINVILPTLGEERRQTYSPFLPVCPETGVVLQVPVVERNVAAGTIVYRRDDGRLVETPVTGAHCKMQWKADWAMRWYALGVDYEMSGKDLIPSVELSGRICRNIGGTPPLNLTYELFLDDQGQKISKSKGNGLAVEDWLKYAPPESLALFMYQKPKAAKRLYFDVIPRSVDDYLTFLGKFDTDETQKRLDSPVWHIHNGQPPREDSHLTFSILLNLASVCNSEDKAVLWGFIQRYAPGASPETAPILDKLVDGAVAYYRDFVKPAKQYRTATIDEAQAFADLEAALRALPADASAEEIQSAVYDIGKRDCFGELKAWFKACYEVLLGQDQGPRMGSFIKLYGIDNTITLLGKAAKGESLA; encoded by the coding sequence ATGTCCGATCTTGCCGCTCTCGCCCGCACCTCCTCGGCCTGGCCCTTCCAAGAGGCCAAGACCCTGCTGGACGAGCGACTGGGCGGCAAATGTCCGGACAAGGGCTATGTGCTGTTCGAGACCGGCTACGGCCCGTCCGGCCTGCCCCATATCGGCACCTTCGGCGAGGTGGTGCGCACCACCATGGTCAGGAACGCCTTCAAGATTCTGGCCCCCGAAATCCCCACCCGTCTGTTCGCCTTTTCCGACGACATGGACGGCCTGCGCAAGGTGCCCGACAACATCCCCAACAAGGACATCGTCGCCCCCCATCTGGGCAAGCCGCTCACCCGCATCCCTGACCCGTTCGGCACCCACGAAAGCTTCGGCCATCACAACAACGCCCGACTGCGGGCGTTTTTGGACAGCTTCGGCTTTGAATACGAGTTCCAGTCGGCGACCGAATGGTACGAGACCGGCAAGTTCGACGCCGCCAAGCTGCGCATCCTGGAATGCTATGATCAGGTGATCAACGTCATCCTGCCGACGCTCGGCGAGGAACGGCGCCAGACCTATTCCCCCTTCCTGCCGGTGTGCCCGGAGACGGGCGTGGTGTTGCAGGTGCCGGTGGTGGAACGCAACGTCGCCGCCGGCACCATCGTCTATCGCCGCGACGACGGCAGGCTGGTGGAAACCCCGGTGACCGGCGCCCATTGCAAGATGCAGTGGAAGGCCGATTGGGCCATGCGCTGGTACGCGCTGGGCGTCGATTATGAAATGAGCGGCAAGGATTTGATTCCGTCAGTGGAATTGTCGGGCCGCATCTGCCGCAATATCGGCGGCACCCCGCCCTTGAACCTGACCTACGAATTGTTCCTGGACGACCAGGGCCAGAAGATCAGCAAGTCCAAGGGCAACGGTCTGGCGGTGGAAGACTGGCTGAAATACGCGCCGCCCGAATCGCTGGCGCTGTTCATGTATCAAAAGCCCAAGGCGGCCAAGCGGCTGTATTTCGACGTGATCCCGCGTTCGGTCGATGATTATCTGACTTTCTTGGGCAAGTTCGACACCGACGAGACGCAAAAGCGCCTGGATAGCCCGGTGTGGCACATCCACAACGGCCAGCCGCCGCGCGAGGATTCGCACCTGACCTTCAGCATCCTGCTGAATTTGGCCAGCGTCTGTAATTCCGAAGACAAGGCCGTGCTGTGGGGCTTCATCCAGCGCTACGCCCCCGGCGCCAGCCCCGAGACCGCCCCCATCCTCGACAAGCTGGTCGATGGCGCGGTCGCCTATTACCGCGATTTCGTCAAGCCGGCGAAGCAGTATCGCACCGCCACCATCGACGAGGCCCAGGCCTTCGCCGACCTGGAAGCGGCCTTGCGTGCCCTGCCCGCCGATGCCAGCGCCGAGGAGATCCAATCGGCGGTCTACGATATCGGCAAGCGCGATTGCTTCGGCGAGTTGAAGGCGTGGTTCAAGGCCTGTTACGAGGTGCTGCTGGGCCAGGACCAGGGGCCGCGCATGGGCAGCTTCATCAAGCTTTACGGTATCGACAACACCATCACCTTGCTGGGCAAGGCGGCCAAGGGCGAAAGCCTGGCCTGA